A region of the Melitaea cinxia chromosome 1, ilMelCinx1.1, whole genome shotgun sequence genome:
AAGTGAGATAGTgtcgtttcgtatattactgtaggtgTAACTAATGAAGTTTTATTTCGTGTATTCGTGTGGTTTaaatcacactcgtttttataaCATCTATTTGGGTATTGGGtatttctgtaaagaactcactatagacggcgccacggttcgcttaaaccgaatataaaaatcatcatatcaaaaatttcgatctagcgggtacatcgttccatagcttaattggctagagcgccgacacggtcagtcggagacgcgggatccccgctggagcggtcaatttttgatatgatattcaaaaatgtttatctaTTTGGGTAGtctgtaaaaaaatactaaataaccATAAGCATTACACTATAAACGTTTCTAAGCTATTTAAAATCTGTTTATAATCTAATTATGTAATTGTGCtgttaaataatgtataaataaccAACCAAAATAATATaccaataaaacataaatataaacatacatattataactAAATCAATATGTGGTATCTTGTTgttagcttttatttatttctgttctgtattagttatagttgCTTGCTAATAAGCTGTAAGttatcgtaataaaataaagtaaaataaatatgaagatataaaggttgtctgaaagaaatcgctcttagcgataagaccgcctttgtacatctttctttgcatgcatcacttttttgtaatgtttctttgtagtgtacaataaagagtatttattattattattattattatgaagatttatttaacttattgatttttaaatcaagCGATTTacaagaaacatacaaaaacaacACGTAATACACGCATTTACCGATGAGGTCAACGCACAAACGTAACCTACTTAACGTGAGTCGGCGCTCGTGACTCAACCGCACATATTTTCACTTTCCCCCAACGGTTGGCGACCGCTGCTAATTGCAGTTATCAATGAAACAAACCGACGCCGAGTTCCAGAACACTCTGAGGCTATATAAACGCGCCGGCGATGCGGGACCGGCGATAGTTTGAAAACAACGCGATACAAAATGTACAAGCACGCAATCATCTCACTAGCGATCCTTAGTTTCGCGGTATGCGAAGAAAGGTCACACAAACATGCACCTGTAGACCCCTTCGCGATGATCGACAAACATATCAGTCTTTCGCTCGCATACCCCTACCTCTGGCCATGGAGTCAACTGATCAGAGCCGCCACCGCGCTGGACATGGAGGAAAGCATGGAAGACCCGCAAATAATATCGGACTCAGAAAAGTACCAGATCAATTTATTCGTCAGACGTTTCAAGCCAGAAGAATTGAAAATCAAAGTTAAGAACCGGTACATAATAGTGGAAGGAAAGCACAAAGTCAAAGAGAACGACAGCAAATTCATGGCGAACCACTTTGTCCAGCGTTTCGTCCTACCACCCGGTACGAAACAGGAGGAGGTCACTGCTGTATTAAATGAGAAAGGCGTTCTATCAATAATGGCACCAAAACACGAAGTTCCTCCACCACCACCAGAGCGAGAAGTTCCAATAGAAGTCAGACTACCAGAAGAGAAGACAGAAGTGCCAGAAGAGAATAAGAAAGAAAGCGTAAAAGAAAACGCTCCTCCAGTCGTGCAAACATCAAAGACGCCATTAGAACAGATCGACATCGAAGCGACGACGCACGTCGGGAAAATAAGGAAGAAAGAATTGAAGACGACAACTAAAACGACAAAAGATAACGAGGTCACCAAAGGAATTGACGGTAATGGTTTAGATTACGCTCTGATCGAGACCGAggagtgaatgacaatgggtACGAATGGAAAAGACTGAATTTAAGCTTTAATGTGCGTGGGAAGTTGTTCGACAGCTGTGTTTCGTTTATAAGAGTTGTTTGTTTATCAAATAAAGATGTTATTTATTACGAGCTCTCTCTTTCATTTATCTCTGTAAACAGAAACAGACtggtataatattgttttgatcATCTGTGTAATTGAACGTGCTTGGTAATTATATTGCCTGTTATTCTTATCACGTTGATATTTTAAGGGTTCTTCGTAAATAagaatgataaattaaatttgttacactaagtttttttttataattgtttaagcTACTTAATTATAACACTTAATATCTTATACTTCGAGACGGTGTTTCTGTGAACATACGTCAGAATTTAAATGGAAAATCAGGAAACAACAACGAAAATGCATTAAAATTTAAGCGAAATTCAGTGAGAATTTATAACAGAAGAGAATCTTAACATTTTtcggtatttattattattatttacgtaacTCTTTATGTAAAagcttttgttaaaaatgtgcctcctattattttatttttatgcgaaaaaaaatcgattcttcatacaacaatttttaattcTGCTAAATATCCGTTACATCATACAAATATTGTACAGTTACCGTTTAATacgctaaaaaatatttaccataaAGATATTAAGATACAAAAGTTTCCTCTTTTCTCCGAAATTCAATTCacgatttataatttatttataattaatttttatataacatattaattttactaattattttcaatattttacaaaattatatatattttctagttcttgatttttttaattttgttgattggtttttaattaggtacataaaagtattaaggaaatttagtattttagaaaataacaaataccttaaaataaaataaatcaaacaaaataataataataataattcaaactattaagtgcaataaaaaaaatatggctttatttatttttgtcgactgtataaaattacataaataatttaaaaaagtttactagtaatattttagttttacaaacgtcatattatacaatcgtgtgactgatattgcgtcacttccgttatatatttttcttgcggttttagtatcacatttttttcagttcgcttgcccagccaaatgtcaagcctgccgtaaggaataTCGTTCCAAAAAAAAGTACCTCTTTAACTAACTTTCAGTATTTtcgtaatattacaaaatagtgTTTCTTATTAACTGAGTTTGTTTACAAACCAAAAACCGACTCTAAtaacattgacaagtaatacgacgtaggtggACAGTACGAGGTAGGTAAAACGAATAATTAACAGTggtcaaatctcgatcaaagaATGGAACCACCCCACCACAGCACCAAACACCAGttgtcgattaaaaaaatcatataaatcgATACACTAAGTTAAAAGTTGGGAGGTACCACAAAAATTACCTTCGAATTcaaaacctcctttttttaagtcgattgAGAAATACTTAAAAGCTACGTATTTTTATCTGgaataaaatgatatatgaaTGTATAAGacgaataaataattgatactGGAACATGAATCAACAAGTTTCGATTATATAAAAACCATTGTTTATTAGCattgtaatattgtaataacaTAACAGTTAAAaactttgaatttatttttttaatagcttcttccgcgacttcgtccacgtggaatagttTCTTTGAGCTAActggggaagctctcaaaagaaaaaacaattcgattataagacatttttaagtggtgctccgctcctattggtcttagcttggtgatatatagcctatagccttcctcgataaatgggctatctaacactgaaagaagttttcaaatcggaccagtagttcctgagattagcgcgtttaaacaaacaaactcttgagctttataatattagtaaagatataaatatatataaagatcaAAGTGCTTTGTCCAAATAAAtgtgttatatgatatttcttCGAATGTAAACAATATGCTAATTAACTCTGAACTTTCTAAGCCTTAAAATCTAAGGTGTAACGAATCTGTTTTCCTTTTTAACCAATTTCAAAGCATAGGTATTGTATACATACAGACTGATGgtgtgtgtttttatatgtgCCGATAGACTCTCGAAATttctaaaaacataaaaaagcgAGAACAAACTTAACTAAGGGAACAGCAGggcctgctcaaaatatagagcagcccaactggggtagtacttccaccttacagaagacagctaaataatactgtcctgttggtgattaaggaCCTGGGGGAATTGGTGATAGGGTCGGTATGGCACTTGCGATGCATTTGGTGTTACagaccatcaggtgagacgtacgcttgtttgccgagctagttatatatattaaaaaacatacataataataaaaatagaaaattatgtAGTACGTCTAGACTCATAATAGTTTCAAAACTTTTAGCCTTCATTCTAAgtctttctttaatttttaattagttccTTTACAAATTCCATTAGCTCCAACTTTATTAAACGTTTAGTCCCAAGTTAGTAACAACTAcgaatttttttcaactttaaattaatttaggagCTCTTGtttcttttgatatttaatgtgagagagttataaaatgttaagcttacagtttttaaaataaatgttaagatACAGGCGAATACAAAAAGTCGGCCAAgagcgagtcggactcgcgtaCGAAGGATTCCGTACCATTGacttaaactaaatataagtgtaagtgttttgtaaaatattgtattaatttgttaaataaaactaaataatttgtcTATTACTGATTTTAATATTGACCAAAAAGCGGAaaaatcacttttgttgtatgagtgccccctaaatatttttttattataatcttattatttattattaaattaaatatacaattaagaaGTGAATGAcattgacaatatttttatatttttatgtttgttatgaTGTGTAActaaaagtaattaagtattttgtgaatatttcatgTGAATATTTGtacctgttaccatttattaatatcgaacaaaaataggttaaaaaaccgcgtttgttgtatgggagcccccttaatttttaattttattttgtttttagtatttattgttatagcggcaacagaaataaataatttgtgataattttaactgtctagctatcgcggttcttgagatacagccttGTGACAAagagacggacggacggacggacaaaCAGCGAATTTGTAGTGatagggtcccgtttttaccctttgggtacggaaccctaaaaattagCTATAAATTAGAGGAAAATGGTATGTTAAGTGCTCCAGGGGGTATTAGGGGTTGGGTCAGCAACtggcttgcgatgcttctggtgtcgtaGGCGTCTACTTGCGttcttaccatcagttgagaaAAACTTTGACTATCCGGTAGATACATTCCTATAATTAGTATTAATCCCAAAAGgggaacaaaaaataatcaaatgttCACAACAGAAAAAGCAAGGATCATAGCTAATAAAAAAGGTATGTAGATtcaagaaaattaatttatgcaGCTAACAGGATTCGAAGTCGATCCTCTGTATTGAGTGTGTTCATTGAATTACTACGACGTGGGTCTGACTTCTTGCATGCATTTTAGTGACGATTTGTATACCAATATTCTGATCTGACATATTAAGtggttttatatctatttttgttagtaatcatcatcacagcagcctttcgcagtccaatACTggaggcctccacaagttgtcatttttggcgtgaactcatttgttttgcccatagtcaccacgctgggcaggcgggttggtgaccacagggctggctttgtcgcaccgaagacgctgctgcttgtgttcggcctgcgtatttcaaaaccagcagttggatggttatcccgccatcggtcggctttttaagttccaaggtagtagtggaactgtgatatttttgtgtgtatttttgttagtaatatataaatcatatatcCACAACCGCtccggtgtagtggtgcgtgagCCATGTGTGCTCCTAAACACCGGTGGTTAGCgatttcgattcccgctcaggatagatatttgtatttgtataaatggtTTAGATGTCTGTTCTTGAGAGTATTCCCACTGTACTTCGGAAAGCTCgataagctgtcggttccggttgttagcATAGACCAGACAGCGATAGCAACTCATACTAGGGAAAGTATCcgacaacccgcagtggagcagcgtggttgatttaGTTTCggtccttctcttacatggactaagatacctatgcccagcagtgggatgttaaaaactaaatcgttatataagtaatagtaaacaaacaagaaaataacattgatttatttttaataaaatcactcATAAATGTAATTGTATAACAGTACTAAATGAactactaaaaattatataaatcacaacaatttgtttttaaataaatttatttcaataaataagacataaaaatttatttataataatttaaaaataaattaatactacaataaattacaataccTAAATCATAGTCACACACCACATAAcagttttctatattttttgtctatGATTGTCCTTCCAACCTTATTATTGCTTCTTATATTATATGAACTATTTAATGTCACAATCAGCCGCTACAGTAATAATACAGTCATAAATCCttcaaaaattttaaccaaCTGAATAGGATCCATCAGCGTCATAAACTTTCTTACTTGACGAATAATCAGAATCAAATTCGGGTTTATCGTAAGCACTATACGGATGATGGCCATAGTTTGAGAATCCATGATCGTGGTGATGATATGGATGATGATCATAAACTGGCTCGTGGTCTAACTCCACGTATTCTTCACGTTTCTTATCCTTCAAATAATGTATCAGCCATAGAACAAGATGCCAAGCCTTTATTACTATGACGTAGAAAATGACGCCATATACGATTTTCAGGATGAAGATTTTTGTGGCAGCCACGTAGAAGAAGTGCACTGCGAAAAATAAACGCTTATATAAATTCTGCTTAGTAATAAAACATAGGAATTCGAATTACGAATAaaagcaagtttttttttttgatattttataaaaaaattattaaaaataatatttactataagaATATTGAGTACTTTATAAATCATTATCcatttcacaaatatttaaaattccttAAATTCGGATTATACAAATGTATAGCTGgcacataatttactttttactttcatGTCATTTTATTCCTCAAGGGTCAATTTTagatccatttttatttacggTGTATAATAACGAGTTGCCTTTTGGTTTAAATGATATTGATACAactgtaattttattagtataagAAGTTATAAGAAGAATAAGTATGAAGACGCATGTTTGCTAAATACATTGTCAATAGTAAAGACGTGTAATGTAttaaaaacgatttaaaaaaatacttttttaaataacgtaacacttaatttaatttcatcaagaaaattttaatttcataattaaaattgtatgtatatCAAATCAAATGCTTTAAAAAATCAAGACTTCATTGGGAAACTAATTTAGAATGTACCGAGTCAAGTCTAATGCGATActactcatcattacagcctatacagtccactgctggacataggcctccacaagtttacgccaaaaataacgtgaactcatgtgttttgcccatagtcaccacgctgggcaggtatACTACAGGCGATACTACTCGATTACTATATATTCAATGCACAGAATGTAATGCCGCAGAGATATAAGCGATGTTTACATTGCAGAAAGTTTTGAGACACTTTCACGAAAAGTAGATTGATAGattgatatttgttaaaaacttataaattttatcagtaatgataattattagttttgtcttggtaaaataaataaatcgtgtTTACGAAAAGGTAGTACAATCTTGCAAATAGTTTTACGATTTCCACTTTTCTAATTTCACCCATTTTTGTAtaccagattttttttattgaaaaaagttGTAGGACCAGAGTACGGCAGTTTATAGAATAATTTCACATGCAACGCAAACAATGCAATCAAATGATCGGCAAAGTCGATAGAAAAATCGATTCTCAATGGAAGCATAATTTGAAGCCTGACATAGAGTCACTTGAACTTAAATTAATCTGATAAAGCACCGAAAATTCCTTAATAAGTCtccatgaataaaaaaatattttaataaaaatcgatgTTAAAGTTAATCTAGAACATAATTATTTGCAAACTAATTACCTAAACTCGATCGTGCCCATAACTATGTAGTAACATATCTATCAATACGTTAGATGGTGGATGTGGAACAGGTTTAAAGTGGTTATTTGGAAATTGATTGTTTTTATAATGTGGCCACAAATCCggtatatatttgaaaatggcTAGAGCCCATGCCATCACCACCATCGCCTTGACTGCAGCTACCACTAACGCTATGCCCAAGAAGATCTTGTACAGACTGACTTTGACTGAGATGGATTTATTATTGGCTCTACATAAGGACAAAACTACCACTATATTTTTGTTGGTATTAGTATCTTTAAAACCAGAAAcggatattaattaaatatttacttttattaaaattcttaacGAGTTGTGAAAATGTAAACAAGCAATCCTAAAActgatatatttacatttataaaaaaaaatcaatcaaatatcaaaaataaaaaatgtttttaaaaatgttgtttgcagccttcaaaagcaccttcaatTAGTCCTTTTAATTATTTCActctttgataaaaaaaatctgataaatTTGAAGCTCTAccaatataataatcaatacatAGTAAAAAGCAAGCTGCTTCGCAAACAGCTTTGCAAAgccgcttcccgctgtctgtatgcttaaatctttaaaactacgcaacggattttgatgcggttttctttagtaaataaagtgattccagagaaagttttatatgtataaatcgTTCATAACATAGTAAAGGAACACTGTTAGTTTTTGCAACTGTTcgaagccggggcaggtcgctagtatatgATATAATCGAAAGTATAACTAACCTTCTAAAATTTACAACCTTTGAAACTCTGACATGCAAATTAGACACTTAATGTAACCCAATCAATGAACTTTGAGAACAGAAAATTTCTTCACAGTTAATAAGTACCAAAACTATAGAGCATCTTAGCTTTCATCTTAAACGACCCGTCAAAGAATTTTCCAGATCAATGGGAACATCAGAAGGAATCTTAAATAGCTCTCCTAATGCATGACCGGTATTTAACCCCACGGACGGTTAATCTAGGTAAAACTAGCATAAACTCAACTGCTGAACAAACTTTGTGCTGTATTCACAGCCGTTGAAGGAAGTTttgaaaatgatttaaataaacttgCTATTACTTACGGAGATTCAGCGTGACTAACTTCTAGACTGATAACTTCTAAC
Encoded here:
- the LOC123670490 gene encoding protein lethal(2)essential for life-like, translating into MYKHAIISLAILSFAVCEERSHKHAPVDPFAMIDKHISLSLAYPYLWPWSQLIRAATALDMEESMEDPQIISDSEKYQINLFVRRFKPEELKIKVKNRYIIVEGKHKVKENDSKFMANHFVQRFVLPPGTKQEEVTAVLNEKGVLSIMAPKHEVPPPPPEREVPIEVRLPEEKTEVPEENKKESVKENAPPVVQTSKTPLEQIDIEATTHVGKIRKKELKTTTKTTKDNEVTKGIDGNGLDYALIETEE